The Aeromicrobium yanjiei genome includes a region encoding these proteins:
- a CDS encoding 2-phospho-L-lactate transferase CofD family protein, whose product MRITIVSGADGAPFVHDLAARLGPADQLTVIAPTVRDHWSAWLKASPDLDALLLVPGTPTTYAVADQLRTIEYSPTWQRTSDQDVATRLVRTELIGTGFSLTEATLAAATRSGLPYALLPACEQRAELHVVVGGDEPRAVHVEEYLADPAVHSPTETVLVAESLSVSPAVTTTLQQTDVLVLAPSSRTLAIDPVLRVPGFLDLVPADLPVVVVDHEDPAPADLVRVAGLREPDPGAVRTSPADAAAVVDLARRITA is encoded by the coding sequence ATGCGGATCACGATCGTCAGCGGCGCCGATGGCGCCCCCTTCGTCCACGACCTGGCGGCCCGCCTCGGACCCGCCGACCAGCTGACGGTCATCGCCCCGACCGTCCGCGACCACTGGTCGGCCTGGCTCAAGGCCTCCCCCGACCTGGACGCGCTGCTGCTCGTGCCGGGCACCCCCACGACGTACGCGGTGGCCGATCAGCTGCGCACGATCGAGTACTCGCCCACGTGGCAGCGGACCAGCGATCAGGACGTCGCGACGCGCCTCGTGCGCACCGAGCTCATCGGCACGGGGTTCTCCCTCACCGAGGCGACCCTGGCCGCGGCCACCCGCAGCGGCCTCCCGTACGCCCTGCTGCCGGCGTGCGAGCAGCGCGCCGAGCTGCACGTCGTGGTCGGTGGCGACGAGCCGCGCGCGGTCCACGTCGAGGAGTACCTCGCCGATCCCGCCGTGCACTCCCCCACCGAGACCGTCCTGGTCGCCGAGTCGTTGTCGGTGTCGCCGGCCGTGACCACCACGCTGCAGCAGACCGACGTGCTCGTCCTGGCCCCGTCCAGCCGCACGCTCGCGATCGATCCCGTGCTCCGCGTCCCGGGCTTCCTGGACCTCGTGCCCGCTGACCTGCCGGTCGTCGTCGTCGACCACGAGGACCCCGCCCCGGCCGATCTCGTACGCGTCGCGGGCCTGCGCGAGCCTGATCCGGGTGCCGTCCGGACCTCGCCCGCGGACGCCGCGGCCGTTGTCGACCTGGCCCGGAGGATCACCGCATGA
- a CDS encoding LCP family protein: protein MSDERPQGNYGWLYGDDEPTRSAPRADGPPPPPRSDLPPPNLPPPGQRNAGATPPGKPRKKRFGARRIVLLLVVAWIVFLVAVPIWAWGKIAKVDASPASGRPDDQPGTTYLLVGSDSRRGLTKEEQKQLSTGGDSGGRGRTDTIMLLHTGSGPSILLSIPRDSLVDIPGYGRGKINAAYAYGGAKLLVRTIEGNTGIKVDDYIEVGFGGLVKVVDSLGGVEICPKEDLKDKDSGLDVKKGCQTADGATALAYSRNRHSYATQDIQRVQSQREVLGSIAAEAKSPWTVLNPIRYVRVAKGASGSLTIGDDVSPLALGKFALALSAAMGGKGLSCTVPLQDFAVNWDANRAPKMFDYIKQDRTDRIGSLCTKDGLPKR from the coding sequence ATGTCAGACGAGCGTCCCCAGGGCAACTACGGGTGGCTGTACGGGGACGACGAACCGACCCGTTCCGCGCCGCGGGCGGACGGTCCTCCCCCTCCCCCGCGCAGCGACCTCCCCCCGCCGAACCTCCCGCCGCCGGGGCAGCGCAACGCCGGGGCGACCCCGCCCGGCAAGCCGCGCAAGAAGCGCTTCGGCGCGCGACGCATCGTGCTGCTGCTCGTGGTCGCGTGGATCGTCTTCCTCGTCGCGGTCCCCATCTGGGCCTGGGGCAAGATCGCCAAGGTCGACGCGTCGCCCGCGAGCGGACGCCCCGACGACCAGCCCGGCACGACGTACCTGCTGGTCGGCTCCGACAGCCGCCGCGGACTGACCAAGGAGGAGCAGAAGCAGCTCTCCACCGGTGGCGACAGCGGCGGACGCGGCCGCACCGACACGATCATGCTCCTGCACACCGGCAGCGGTCCGAGCATCCTGCTGTCGATCCCGCGCGACTCCCTCGTCGACATCCCGGGCTACGGCCGCGGCAAGATCAACGCGGCGTACGCGTATGGCGGCGCGAAGCTGCTGGTCCGCACGATCGAGGGCAACACCGGCATCAAGGTCGACGACTACATCGAGGTCGGCTTCGGCGGCCTGGTCAAGGTCGTGGACTCCCTCGGAGGAGTCGAGATCTGCCCCAAGGAGGACCTGAAGGACAAGGACTCGGGCCTCGACGTGAAGAAGGGCTGCCAGACCGCCGACGGCGCGACCGCACTGGCGTACTCGCGCAACCGCCACTCGTACGCGACGCAGGACATCCAGCGCGTGCAGAGCCAGCGCGAGGTGCTCGGCTCGATCGCGGCCGAGGCCAAGTCGCCGTGGACCGTGCTCAACCCGATCCGCTACGTCCGCGTCGCGAAGGGGGCCTCGGGATCGCTGACGATCGGCGACGACGTCAGCCCGCTCGCCCTCGGGAAGTTCGCCCTCGCCCTGTCCGCGGCGATGGGCGGCAAGGGGCTCAGCTGCACCGTGCCGCTGCAGGACTTCGCGGTCAACTGGGACGCGAACCGGGCACCGAAGATGTTCGACTACATCAAGCAGGACCGGACCGACCGGATCGGCTCGCTGTGCACCAAGGACGGACTGCCCAAGCGCTGA
- the fdxA gene encoding ferredoxin — MTYVIAQPCVDIKDRACVDECPVDCIYEGKRMLYIHPDECVDCGACEPVCPVEAIFYEDDTPPEWKDYYTANVDFFDDLGSPGGAAKMGVIDKDHPIIAALPPQNQE; from the coding sequence GTGACGTACGTGATCGCCCAGCCGTGTGTGGACATCAAGGACCGCGCGTGTGTGGACGAATGCCCCGTGGACTGCATCTACGAGGGCAAGCGCATGCTGTACATCCACCCGGACGAGTGCGTGGACTGCGGTGCATGTGAGCCGGTCTGCCCCGTCGAGGCGATCTTCTACGAAGACGACACGCCGCCGGAGTGGAAGGACTACTACACCGCGAACGTCGACTTCTTCGACGACCTGGGCTCCCCGGGCGGTGCAGCGAAGATGGGCGTGATCGACAAGGATCACCCGATCATCGCAGCGCTCCCTCCGCAGAACCAGGAGTAG
- a CDS encoding LCP family protein — protein MSHRASLLGRGYQDQHLDSPRVRFRRALLLCLMTVVVPGSGHIAVGKKIVGWIAVTLWLAVLVAGGWLLVTYRTDRAQVLDWFTDPDILLAARVSLVAVALLWAVLFVDAWRLASPFRLTFLRAALITVLNLAIIGGVAGSTAYASQVMKVSRETVKTVFPENVPTSEPLKGRYNILLVGSDAREDRTGVRPDSLTVASVDADTGKVVLVSLPRNLQNVPFSEGSPMRQLYPNGYNCGSECLLNAVHTTAQDRKDLYPGSDDPGLDATIDAVEGATDLKVNYFVMVNLNGFKGLVDAVGGVEMDVKTPIAMFGQADAYKQTFIQPGRRTLDGQEALWYARSRIQSDDYTRMGRQKCLMAAMADQLSPTKVLTNATKIASSGRELLSTNIPRKELGQFADLALKSRGSKIRTVSVVPPEFNTVTPDFPAIHAAIQKAIDTSEGVRKKPSTGAPKDPSARKANNSDDLEADC, from the coding sequence ATGTCGCATCGCGCGAGTCTCCTGGGCCGCGGCTACCAGGACCAGCACCTGGACTCGCCGCGTGTCCGCTTCCGCCGCGCCCTGCTGCTGTGCCTGATGACGGTCGTGGTCCCGGGCTCGGGGCACATCGCGGTCGGCAAGAAGATCGTGGGCTGGATCGCCGTGACCCTGTGGCTCGCGGTGCTCGTCGCGGGCGGCTGGCTGCTCGTGACGTACCGCACCGACCGCGCCCAGGTGCTCGACTGGTTCACCGATCCCGACATCCTGCTCGCGGCGCGGGTCAGCCTCGTGGCGGTCGCGCTGCTGTGGGCCGTGCTGTTCGTCGACGCGTGGCGCCTTGCCTCGCCGTTCCGGCTGACCTTCCTGCGCGCAGCCCTCATCACGGTGCTCAATCTCGCGATCATCGGCGGTGTCGCGGGGTCCACGGCGTACGCCTCGCAGGTCATGAAGGTCTCGCGCGAGACCGTGAAGACGGTCTTCCCGGAGAACGTGCCGACGTCCGAGCCGCTGAAGGGCCGCTACAACATCCTGCTGGTCGGCTCGGACGCCCGCGAGGACCGCACGGGCGTACGGCCTGACTCGCTGACCGTGGCGAGCGTGGACGCCGACACCGGCAAGGTCGTCCTCGTCTCCCTGCCGCGCAACCTGCAGAACGTGCCGTTCTCCGAGGGCAGCCCCATGCGCCAGCTCTATCCCAACGGCTACAACTGCGGGTCCGAGTGCCTGCTGAACGCGGTGCACACGACGGCGCAGGACCGCAAGGACCTCTACCCGGGCAGCGACGACCCGGGGCTGGACGCCACGATCGACGCGGTCGAGGGCGCCACCGACCTCAAGGTCAACTACTTCGTGATGGTCAACCTCAACGGGTTCAAGGGCCTCGTGGACGCGGTCGGCGGCGTGGAGATGGACGTCAAGACCCCGATCGCGATGTTCGGGCAGGCCGACGCCTACAAGCAGACGTTCATCCAGCCCGGCCGGCGCACGCTCGACGGCCAGGAGGCGCTCTGGTACGCCCGCAGCCGGATCCAGTCCGACGACTACACGCGCATGGGACGCCAGAAGTGCCTCATGGCGGCGATGGCGGACCAGCTCAGTCCCACCAAGGTCCTCACCAACGCGACCAAGATCGCGAGCTCGGGCCGCGAGCTGCTCAGCACCAACATCCCGCGCAAGGAGCTCGGCCAGTTCGCCGACCTCGCACTGAAGTCACGCGGCTCCAAGATCCGCACGGTGTCGGTCGTCCCGCCGGAGTTCAACACCGTGACGCCGGACTTCCCCGCGATCCACGCCGCGATCCAGAAGGCGATCGACACGTCCGAGGGCGTTCGCAAGAAGCCGTCCACCGGCGCCCCCAAGGACCCGAGTGCGCGCAAGGCCAACAACTCCGACGACCTCGAGGCCGACTGCTAG
- a CDS encoding LCP family protein, which produces MSDVRSSVMGGSYDRPADTSARIQFRRALTLMAMTLVMPGSAQLVMGNKRIGRVCLRVWLGFLAFGAIVLFLALFSRDTLLSFTLDSSGPLTLGRWVLMAGALAWVALMVDAWRLGRPLEMARNHRLAMTGLNSVLCFVTAGTMFFAAHLVDTANSSIGTVFASGTTSEPDAGRYNILLLGGDSGPDRSGVRPDSLTVASIDKDSGRTILIGLPRNLEDVPFPAGSVMDKEFPNGFDCDGCYLNAVNTWANDNAAKFGTKNPGMKATMGAVEEITGLKLNYYAMVNMHGFSKLIDAVGGVQMNVRERTAIGGIGSPIRGYIEAGEQKLTGDQALWYSRSRVQNSDFSRMGRQKCVMNAMLQQLSPKKVLLNVEKIADSSKALLTTSIPRQDLDVFAALALKAKTQKVSTVSLVPPVIYTGNPDYPKVRRMVDKAVAKAEGRAKPKAGISTAKLKMPKAGDKAKDPTKANQSSDLGASC; this is translated from the coding sequence ATGTCTGACGTTCGCTCGAGTGTGATGGGTGGGTCCTACGACCGCCCGGCCGACACCTCGGCCCGCATCCAGTTCCGCCGTGCCCTGACCCTCATGGCGATGACTCTCGTCATGCCCGGATCCGCCCAGCTCGTGATGGGCAACAAGCGCATCGGTCGCGTCTGCCTGCGCGTCTGGCTCGGATTCCTCGCCTTCGGGGCCATCGTGCTGTTCCTGGCCCTGTTCTCCCGGGACACCCTGCTCTCGTTCACGCTCGACTCCTCGGGCCCGCTCACGCTCGGCCGCTGGGTCCTCATGGCGGGCGCGCTGGCCTGGGTGGCGCTGATGGTCGACGCGTGGCGCCTCGGACGTCCGCTGGAGATGGCGCGCAACCACCGCCTGGCGATGACGGGCCTCAACAGCGTCCTGTGCTTCGTCACGGCGGGCACGATGTTCTTCGCCGCCCACCTCGTCGACACCGCGAACTCCTCGATCGGCACGGTCTTCGCGTCCGGCACGACCTCCGAGCCCGACGCCGGCCGCTACAACATCCTGCTGCTCGGCGGCGACTCCGGACCGGACCGCAGCGGTGTACGTCCGGACTCCCTCACGGTCGCGAGCATCGACAAGGACTCGGGACGCACGATCCTGATCGGCCTGCCCCGCAACCTCGAGGACGTCCCGTTCCCGGCCGGGTCGGTCATGGACAAGGAGTTCCCCAACGGCTTCGACTGCGACGGCTGCTACCTCAACGCGGTCAACACGTGGGCCAACGACAACGCGGCCAAGTTCGGCACCAAGAACCCCGGCATGAAGGCCACGATGGGCGCCGTCGAGGAGATCACCGGTCTCAAGCTCAACTACTACGCGATGGTCAACATGCACGGCTTCTCCAAGCTGATCGACGCGGTCGGCGGCGTGCAGATGAACGTGCGCGAGCGCACCGCGATCGGCGGCATCGGCTCACCGATCCGTGGCTACATCGAGGCCGGCGAGCAGAAGCTGACCGGCGACCAGGCGCTCTGGTACTCCCGCAGCCGCGTCCAGAACAGCGATTTCTCCCGCATGGGCCGGCAGAAGTGCGTCATGAACGCGATGCTGCAGCAGCTCAGCCCCAAGAAGGTGCTGCTCAACGTCGAAAAGATCGCCGACTCCAGCAAGGCACTGCTCACCACGAGCATCCCGCGGCAGGACCTCGACGTCTTCGCGGCGCTGGCGCTGAAGGCCAAGACGCAGAAGGTCTCCACGGTCTCGCTGGTCCCGCCGGTGATCTACACCGGCAACCCGGACTACCCCAAGGTGCGGCGCATGGTCGACAAGGCCGTCGCGAAGGCCGAGGGCCGCGCGAAGCCCAAGGCCGGCATCTCGACCGCCAAGCTGAAGATGCCCAAGGCCGGCGACAAGGCGAAGGACCCCACCAAGGCCAACCAGAGCAGCGACCTCGGCGCCTCCTGCTGA
- the dapD gene encoding 2,3,4,5-tetrahydropyridine-2,6-dicarboxylate N-succinyltransferase produces the protein MTSADLAGAHAYGIATLTDDGTVLDVWFPEPRLGPAPEAVVEPAELTALSGDDEVRGVRRAVVLVEVPDLQAPPADAYDVWLRLHLLSHRLVKPHGLSLEGQFGLLANVVWTSIGPCPVDGFEAIRARARAAGLHVQVTSVDKFPRMTDYVVPTGVRIGDADRVRLGAHLAEGTTVMHEGFVNFNAGTLGTAMVEGRISAGVTVGDGSDIGGGASIMGTLSGGGKEVITVGENSLIGANAGIGISLGDDCVVAAGTYVTAGSKVRMPDGAVVKASELSGQDGILFLTNSETGALEARPRGARTGIELNADLHAN, from the coding sequence ATGACTTCTGCGGATCTGGCCGGGGCCCACGCCTACGGCATCGCGACCCTGACCGACGACGGAACGGTGCTCGACGTCTGGTTTCCCGAGCCCCGCCTCGGCCCGGCCCCCGAGGCCGTGGTGGAGCCGGCCGAGCTGACCGCGCTGTCCGGCGACGACGAGGTGCGCGGCGTCCGCAGGGCCGTCGTCCTGGTCGAGGTCCCTGACCTGCAGGCTCCGCCCGCCGACGCGTACGACGTGTGGCTGCGCCTGCACCTGCTCTCGCACCGTCTCGTGAAGCCGCACGGGCTCAGCCTGGAGGGCCAGTTCGGCCTGCTCGCCAACGTCGTGTGGACCTCGATCGGCCCGTGCCCGGTCGACGGCTTCGAGGCGATCCGGGCCCGCGCCCGCGCCGCCGGCCTGCACGTCCAGGTCACCAGCGTCGACAAGTTCCCGCGGATGACCGACTACGTCGTGCCCACCGGCGTGCGCATCGGCGACGCGGACCGCGTACGCCTGGGTGCCCACCTCGCGGAGGGCACGACCGTGATGCACGAGGGCTTCGTCAACTTCAACGCCGGCACGCTCGGCACCGCGATGGTCGAGGGCCGCATCTCGGCCGGCGTCACGGTCGGCGACGGCTCCGACATCGGTGGCGGCGCCTCGATCATGGGCACCCTCTCCGGTGGTGGCAAGGAGGTCATCACCGTCGGCGAGAACAGCCTGATCGGCGCCAACGCCGGCATCGGCATCTCGCTGGGCGATGACTGCGTCGTCGCCGCGGGCACATACGTCACGGCCGGCTCCAAGGTGCGCATGCCCGACGGCGCGGTCGTCAAGGCGTCCGAGCTGTCCGGCCAGGACGGCATCCTGTTCCTCACCAACAGCGAGACAGGTGCGCTCGAGGCGCGCCCGCGCGGCGCCCGCACCGGCATCGAGCTCAACGCCGACCTGCACGCCAACTAG
- a CDS encoding DUF4203 domain-containing protein, producing the protein MQDVVLGLLAVLAGALLCFRGYWALRLALSMWGAFVGFSLGAGIESSASGDGYLTTWLGWVVAVVLAVLFAAIAYVYYAVAVVVAMGSAGFVLGSAAMVALDVSWSWVPIAVGVVVGVLVAALAIMVQLPSILLVVVSGTAGATAVVTGLMLLTGAIDTADFESRAVTSRVDHEGWWAVLALVIAVVGIVSQVRAVGLDQGARRSWSGRTNPTGAH; encoded by the coding sequence ATGCAGGACGTCGTGCTGGGCCTCCTTGCCGTCCTGGCCGGGGCGCTGCTGTGCTTTCGCGGCTACTGGGCGCTGCGCCTCGCCCTGTCGATGTGGGGCGCGTTCGTCGGGTTCTCCCTGGGCGCCGGGATCGAGTCCTCCGCCAGCGGCGACGGCTACCTGACGACCTGGCTCGGCTGGGTCGTGGCGGTGGTCCTGGCCGTCCTCTTCGCGGCGATCGCCTACGTCTACTACGCCGTGGCCGTCGTCGTCGCGATGGGCTCGGCGGGCTTCGTGCTGGGCTCGGCCGCGATGGTCGCGCTGGACGTCTCGTGGTCCTGGGTGCCGATCGCGGTCGGCGTCGTCGTCGGGGTGCTCGTGGCCGCGCTCGCGATCATGGTGCAGCTGCCGTCGATCCTGCTCGTCGTCGTGAGCGGCACGGCAGGCGCCACCGCCGTCGTCACGGGGCTCATGCTGCTCACGGGGGCGATCGACACCGCGGACTTCGAGTCGCGAGCGGTCACCAGCCGGGTCGACCACGAGGGATGGTGGGCCGTGCTCGCGCTCGTGATCGCGGTGGTCGGGATCGTCAGCCAGGTGCGCGCTGTCGGCCTCGACCAGGGCGCCCGCCGCTCGTGGTCCGGCCGCACGAACCCGACGGGGGCGCACTGA
- the dapC gene encoding succinyldiaminopimelate transaminase: MPSVSERFPEFPWDTLAGAKARAAAHPDGIVDLSIGTPVDPTPAVAREALVDAADAPGYPTVFGPESLRQAAVDWIERRFGVTGLSPSEVLPTIGSKELIANLPVQLGLGAGDLVVIPELAYPTYEVGARFAGCEVLAADSTVAIGPRRPALIYLNSPANPHGQILGPDHLRKVVQFARERNALLVSDECYLEFAWDGSPMSVLHPDICGGSFEGLLAVHSLSKRSNLAGYRDAFVVGDQAVVSELLAVRKHLGFMLPTPVQAAMAAALADDTHVEQQRAVYAARRADLRAALESAGFTIEHSDGALYLWATRGEPCRDTIDWLAERGILAAPGDFYGAAGSHHVRVAFTATDERIAAAVARLTA; the protein is encoded by the coding sequence ATGCCCTCCGTCTCGGAGCGGTTCCCCGAGTTCCCGTGGGACACCCTGGCCGGTGCCAAGGCACGCGCCGCCGCGCACCCTGACGGCATCGTCGACCTGTCGATCGGTACGCCGGTCGACCCCACGCCCGCGGTCGCCCGCGAGGCGCTGGTGGACGCGGCGGACGCCCCCGGCTACCCGACGGTGTTCGGCCCCGAGTCGCTGCGCCAGGCCGCGGTCGACTGGATCGAGCGGCGCTTCGGTGTCACCGGTCTCAGCCCCTCGGAGGTGCTGCCCACGATCGGCTCCAAGGAGCTCATCGCCAACCTCCCGGTCCAGCTGGGCCTCGGCGCCGGCGACCTGGTCGTCATCCCCGAGCTGGCCTATCCGACGTACGAGGTGGGGGCCCGCTTCGCCGGCTGCGAGGTGCTGGCCGCCGACTCCACGGTCGCGATCGGCCCGCGCCGTCCCGCGCTGATCTACCTCAACTCCCCGGCCAATCCGCACGGGCAGATCCTCGGGCCCGACCACCTCCGCAAGGTCGTCCAGTTCGCCCGCGAGCGCAATGCGCTGCTCGTCTCTGACGAGTGCTATCTCGAGTTCGCGTGGGACGGCAGCCCGATGTCGGTGCTGCACCCCGACATCTGCGGCGGCTCCTTCGAGGGGCTGCTGGCCGTGCACTCGCTGTCGAAGCGGTCCAACCTGGCCGGCTACCGCGACGCGTTCGTGGTCGGCGACCAGGCCGTCGTCTCCGAGCTCCTGGCGGTCCGCAAGCACCTCGGCTTCATGCTGCCGACCCCTGTGCAGGCCGCGATGGCCGCAGCGCTGGCCGACGACACGCACGTCGAGCAGCAGCGCGCGGTGTACGCCGCGCGGCGGGCGGACCTGCGGGCCGCGCTGGAGTCGGCCGGTTTCACGATCGAGCACTCCGACGGCGCGCTGTACCTCTGGGCCACCCGTGGTGAGCCGTGCCGGGACACGATCGACTGGCTGGCCGAGCGCGGCATCCTCGCGGCTCCGGGAGACTTCTACGGTGCCGCGGGGTCCCACCACGTACGCGTCGCGTTCACGGCCACCGACGAGCGCATCGCTGCCGCCGTCGCCCGCCTCACCGCCTGA
- a CDS encoding ABC transporter ATP-binding protein encodes MSTEPTPTQSTAPTGRRPVVIVDDVHVEYKVFATGKRPTAADRRSLNLRGRGKQMRTVHALKGVSFTAYENDSIGVIGTNGSGKSTLMRAIVGLTSTSQGAIYAHSRPSLLGVGAALMKDLSGDRNIILGGLAMGFTMEEIEANYDEIVSFAGLEKFIDLPMRAYSSGMTARLKFAIASVKTHEILIVDEALAVGDRTFRQRSEARIREIRDNAGTVFLVSHSMKSIVDTCSRVIWLDQGTLVMDGDPDEVISAYHKAQDK; translated from the coding sequence GTGTCGACTGAGCCCACCCCCACCCAGAGCACCGCCCCGACGGGGCGACGCCCGGTCGTCATCGTGGACGACGTCCACGTCGAGTACAAGGTCTTCGCGACCGGCAAGCGGCCCACCGCCGCAGACCGCCGTTCGCTCAACCTGCGCGGACGCGGCAAGCAGATGCGGACGGTCCACGCGCTCAAGGGCGTGTCCTTCACGGCGTACGAGAACGACAGCATCGGCGTGATCGGCACCAACGGCTCGGGCAAGTCCACGCTGATGCGCGCGATCGTCGGTCTCACCAGCACGAGCCAGGGCGCGATCTACGCGCACTCGCGCCCCAGCCTCCTCGGCGTGGGCGCAGCGCTCATGAAGGACCTGTCGGGCGACCGCAACATCATCCTGGGCGGCCTGGCGATGGGCTTCACGATGGAGGAGATCGAGGCGAACTACGACGAGATCGTGTCGTTCGCAGGCCTGGAGAAGTTCATCGACCTGCCCATGCGCGCCTACTCCTCGGGCATGACCGCGCGCCTGAAGTTCGCGATCGCCAGCGTCAAGACCCACGAGATCCTCATCGTGGACGAGGCACTCGCCGTCGGCGACCGGACGTTCCGCCAGCGCAGCGAGGCGCGCATCCGCGAGATCCGCGACAACGCCGGCACGGTGTTCCTCGTCAGCCACTCGATGAAGTCCATCGTCGACACCTGCAGCCGGGTCATCTGGCTGGACCAGGGCACGCTCGTCATGGACGGTGACCCCGACGAGGTCATCTCGGCGTACCACAAGGCCCAGGACAAGTAA
- a CDS encoding ABC transporter permease, whose protein sequence is MTTAEDAARAGLIKVGGRPPLKTYVAEVWRRRIFIFSMARFKIESENQQNSLGMFWVILKPLLNALVYGAIFGFLIGTEGRPDHFVEFLIIGVFLFEFFAQSWTSGGKAITSNAALLQSLAFPRMALPLAAVTQRFLQFLPTIAIMLVFLVISGGFGAIEVQWLLIVPLLALYYLFNCGLALITARLSVHWRDLNNFLPFLTRFFFYTTGIFFSIEKRFADHPTLVKITDAQPIHEFLSIARSLLLQGPDYHVDNRYWLFVTLWSLGLFAFGVWFFWRAEERYGRVD, encoded by the coding sequence ATGACAACCGCCGAGGATGCGGCGCGCGCGGGCCTGATCAAGGTCGGTGGACGCCCCCCGCTCAAGACCTACGTCGCCGAAGTCTGGCGGCGCCGGATCTTCATCTTCTCGATGGCGCGGTTCAAGATCGAGTCCGAGAACCAGCAGAACTCGCTCGGCATGTTCTGGGTGATCCTCAAGCCCCTGCTCAACGCCTTGGTGTACGGAGCCATCTTCGGCTTCCTCATCGGCACCGAGGGACGCCCCGACCACTTCGTCGAGTTCCTCATCATCGGCGTCTTCCTCTTCGAGTTCTTCGCCCAGTCCTGGACCAGTGGCGGCAAGGCGATCACCAGCAACGCCGCCCTGCTGCAGAGCCTGGCGTTCCCCCGCATGGCGCTGCCCCTGGCCGCGGTCACGCAGCGCTTCCTGCAGTTCCTGCCCACGATCGCAATCATGCTGGTCTTCCTCGTGATCAGCGGTGGTTTCGGCGCGATCGAGGTCCAGTGGCTGCTGATCGTCCCCCTGCTGGCGCTGTACTACCTGTTCAACTGCGGCCTGGCGCTCATCACGGCCCGGCTGTCGGTGCACTGGCGTGACCTCAACAACTTCCTGCCGTTCCTGACCCGGTTCTTCTTCTACACGACCGGCATCTTCTTCAGCATCGAGAAGCGGTTCGCCGATCACCCGACGCTGGTCAAGATCACCGACGCCCAGCCCATCCACGAGTTCTTGAGCATCGCGCGCTCGCTCCTGCTGCAGGGCCCCGACTACCACGTCGACAACCGCTACTGGCTGTTCGTGACGCTGTGGTCACTCGGCCTGTTCGCCTTCGGGGTTTGGTTCTTCTGGCGCGCCGAGGAGAGGTACGGCCGTGTCGACTGA
- a CDS encoding TIGR03089 family protein, with protein sequence MRTLDQLLRASADPTQPLLTYYDMATGERVELSTVTTANWVAKTSNFLVDELEVEPGARIRIGLPSHWLTAVWILSAWNVGAAVVDSHADIGLSGPDLVADEPVRVAASLRPLGGRFATPPEGFLDLGAEVPGHGDHFVALDPPEPSSLALELDGVARTHAELLAQVAPDASRRVVEPGPIARDAEMLVAACLGGGSLVVVASATPEQISRVAAQEGGRQD encoded by the coding sequence ATGAGAACCCTCGACCAGCTGCTGCGCGCCAGCGCCGATCCGACGCAGCCGCTGCTGACCTACTACGACATGGCCACGGGCGAGCGGGTCGAGCTCAGCACGGTCACCACGGCCAACTGGGTGGCCAAGACCAGCAACTTCCTGGTGGACGAGCTCGAGGTCGAGCCGGGTGCGCGCATCCGCATCGGGCTGCCCAGCCACTGGCTGACGGCCGTGTGGATCCTCTCGGCGTGGAACGTGGGCGCCGCGGTCGTCGACTCGCACGCCGACATCGGCCTCAGCGGTCCCGACCTCGTCGCGGACGAACCGGTCCGCGTCGCTGCGTCGCTGCGTCCGCTCGGGGGCAGGTTCGCGACCCCGCCCGAGGGATTCCTGGACCTCGGCGCGGAGGTGCCGGGGCACGGGGACCACTTCGTCGCGCTGGACCCTCCGGAGCCGTCCTCGCTCGCGCTCGAGCTCGACGGCGTCGCGCGTACGCATGCCGAGCTGCTCGCCCAGGTCGCACCCGACGCCTCGCGCAGGGTCGTGGAGCCGGGACCGATCGCGCGCGATGCCGAGATGCTCGTCGCGGCGTGCCTGGGCGGCGGCTCCCTCGTCGTCGTGGCGTCCGCCACGCCGGAACAGATCTCCCGCGTGGCGGCCCAAGAGGGCGGCCGTCAGGACTAG